The genomic stretch CGGAGGACTTCCGATTCGACGCATCGGTGGCAAGGGTGTTTCCGGATATGATCCGGCGCTCGGTGCCGGGCTACACCACCATCATTCCGATGATCGAGGTTATCTCGGAGCAATATGCCCAGCCCGCCACCAACTGCTATGACCTGGGCTGCTCACTCGGCGCTTCCACGCTGGCAATGCGCCATGGTATCGCCCATGCGGACTGCAGCCTGATCGGAGTGGATAACTCGAGCGCCATGATCGAACGCTGCGAGCATTACATTGCACTGGACGACAGTGCGCTCCCCGTTACCCTCAGGTGCGAGGATATTCTGGACACCGAGCTGAGTAATGCTTCGGTGACCACTCTGAATTTCACCTTGCAGTTTGTCGATCCGGAGAAGCGGGCCGGCCTGCTCGCGCGCATTGCTGATGCCACGCGTCCTGGCGGTGTCCTGATCCTGTCGGAGAAAGTTCGCTTTGAATCTGAAGACGAGCAAGCCATTCAGACCCGACTGCATCACGAATTCAAGCGCGCCAACGGCTATTCGGATCTTGAAATAAGCCAGAAACGCACGGCGATCGAACAGGTGCTGATTCCTGAAACACTGGCTGCGCACAAGGCGCGCCTGTTGTCGGCAGGTTTCGATGACGTGGTGGTGTGGTATCAGTGCTTCAACTTTGTTTCCATGCTCGCCATAAAGGCCAACCAAACCACCGAATGACCATGGCAGACTTTGACTGGAAAGCCCGGTTCGGGCCTATCATCGATGAACTTGAGAAAGACGGCCTGGAGCACTGGGCGACGCAACTCCAACAGCAACTGACCCACCGCTTTGAGGACCGCCCCCACGGCGATCTCGATCGCTGGCAAGCTGCCCTTGACCAGCTACCCGGTCTGACTCAGGTAGACGCGCAACTGGACCAATCCGCGGTAACCCTGACCTCCAGACAGCCCCTGACCGTGGCACAACGGGAGCAACTGGAACTCGGATTACGCGGCCTGATGCCCTGGCGCAAAGGCCCCTTCAACTTCTTCGGTACCTACATCGATACCGAATGGCGCTCTGACTGGAAATGGGACCGCGTGTCGCCCTATCTTTCAGACCTTTCTGGTCGTCGCATACTGGATGTGGGTTGTGGCTCCGGGTATCACTGCTGGCGCATGCTGGGCGAAGGCGCGGGTCGGGTGATCGGCATCGACCCGGGGCTGCTGTTCCTGTTCCAGTTCTTCAGCGTCAAGGACTACCTCGGTGATGTCCCGATAGACCTGCTGCCCGTTCGGATGGAAGACCTCCCCGCCGACCTTGAAACCTTCGACACCACCTTTTCCATGGGGGTTCTCTATCATCGGCGCTCACCGCTCGATCATCTGCTTGAACTGAAGGGGACGCTTCGCAGGGGCGGGGAACTGGTGCTGGAAACACTTGTCGTTGAGGGCCCTGAGGGCTTCAGCCTGATGCCCGAGGATCGCTATGGGCAGATGCGGAACGTCTGGTTCCTCCCCTCCTCCGACACACTGCTGCGCTGGCTGGACCGCACCGGCTTCCGGAATGCCCGGGTGGTCGATGTCACCCCTACAACCACAGAAGAACAGCGAAGCACCGACTGGATGCGTTTCAACTCCCTCCAGGATTTTCTGGATCCGTTCGACCCCACAAAAACCGTGGAAGGATACCCGGGGCCGTTGCGTGCTACCGTGATTGCC from Marinobacter adhaerens HP15 encodes the following:
- the cmoB gene encoding tRNA 5-methoxyuridine(34)/uridine 5-oxyacetic acid(34) synthase CmoB is translated as MADFDWKARFGPIIDELEKDGLEHWATQLQQQLTHRFEDRPHGDLDRWQAALDQLPGLTQVDAQLDQSAVTLTSRQPLTVAQREQLELGLRGLMPWRKGPFNFFGTYIDTEWRSDWKWDRVSPYLSDLSGRRILDVGCGSGYHCWRMLGEGAGRVIGIDPGLLFLFQFFSVKDYLGDVPIDLLPVRMEDLPADLETFDTTFSMGVLYHRRSPLDHLLELKGTLRRGGELVLETLVVEGPEGFSLMPEDRYGQMRNVWFLPSSDTLLRWLDRTGFRNARVVDVTPTTTEEQRSTDWMRFNSLQDFLDPFDPTKTVEGYPGPLRATVIAEKP
- the cmoA gene encoding carboxy-S-adenosyl-L-methionine synthase CmoA, whose amino-acid sequence is MNKSRKPSEAPEQITDRLFATERRPEDFRFDASVARVFPDMIRRSVPGYTTIIPMIEVISEQYAQPATNCYDLGCSLGASTLAMRHGIAHADCSLIGVDNSSAMIERCEHYIALDDSALPVTLRCEDILDTELSNASVTTLNFTLQFVDPEKRAGLLARIADATRPGGVLILSEKVRFESEDEQAIQTRLHHEFKRANGYSDLEISQKRTAIEQVLIPETLAAHKARLLSAGFDDVVVWYQCFNFVSMLAIKANQTTE